A genomic segment from Rickettsiella endosymbiont of Miltochrista miniata encodes:
- the gshB gene encoding glutathione synthase: MLKPLGVIMDPIAGINPKKDTTLALLLAAQQRHWPIFYMEIQDLFLVNEKPYARMRSLQVKNDVKHWFEFGKESMLALDSLSVILMRKDPPIDMQYIYATQLLDKAGQQGVLIANHPQSLRDFNEKLFTLNFPQCCPPSLVTSSIHAAQEFLLQHQDIIAKPLDGMGGQSVFRLRADDSNTNVILETLTANNQSYMMVQRYIPEVRAGDKRILMINGEPIPYALARFAAPGETRANLAVGGIGKAVKLSERDVWICQQVAPILREKGLLFVGLDVIGDYLTEINITSPTGVREIDAQCQLNIGAQFIDAIFPKT; this comes from the coding sequence ATGCTTAAGCCACTTGGCGTGATTATGGATCCCATAGCTGGGATTAATCCTAAAAAAGACACTACATTGGCTCTATTGCTCGCAGCTCAGCAACGTCATTGGCCGATTTTTTATATGGAAATTCAGGATCTTTTTTTGGTCAACGAAAAACCTTATGCACGCATGCGCAGTTTGCAAGTAAAAAATGATGTAAAACATTGGTTTGAGTTTGGCAAAGAAAGCATGCTAGCGTTAGATAGTTTATCGGTGATATTGATGCGTAAGGATCCACCGATTGATATGCAGTACATTTATGCGACCCAATTGTTGGACAAAGCTGGACAACAAGGCGTATTAATCGCCAATCATCCACAAAGTTTGCGTGATTTTAACGAGAAATTGTTTACCTTAAATTTCCCACAGTGTTGTCCTCCCAGTTTAGTGACATCCAGTATCCATGCTGCGCAAGAATTTTTGTTGCAACACCAAGATATCATTGCTAAACCACTGGATGGTATGGGCGGTCAATCCGTGTTTCGATTGCGTGCCGATGATTCGAATACCAACGTCATTTTAGAAACTTTAACCGCCAACAATCAATCTTATATGATGGTACAGCGCTATATTCCCGAAGTGCGCGCAGGAGATAAACGTATTCTTATGATCAATGGCGAACCTATTCCTTATGCGTTGGCACGGTTCGCAGCACCCGGTGAAACGCGTGCTAATTTGGCCGTAGGCGGGATAGGTAAAGCCGTTAAATTAAGCGAACGCGATGTTTGGATTTGCCAACAAGTTGCGCCAATTTTAAGAGAAAAAGGTTTGTTATTTGTTGGTTTAGATGTCATTGGCGATTATTTGACCGAAATTAATATTACCAGTCCTACCGGTGTGCGTGAAATCGATGCACAATGTCAGCTTAATATCGGTGCGCAATTCATCGATGCAATTTTTCCTAAGACATAG
- a CDS encoding DoxX family protein, with protein sequence MFKQAYSSLVAIALLGMFLSLIILAFSYHSIPANPTFFIVLLSLLGIIALCLMYRYICIPFLLATFSVLSVLRILGLHKCFVPMIPAIISLLCLVILFLYIAYHDVKKRPIILQRKPQEMFEMSAYEWHLSFIRLYIGFDLIAHCTEKLFAGRVPFQADVTAFMHLNVVDPTFFVRFSGLCELAGVISLGLGLLTRVGAIGTAVYLIVATIIGHHFLKGFIWALPGGGWEYPVMWSVFILSYIVLGADEFSIDGVLDKNFNLPVWLKRLMGVMESDGKI encoded by the coding sequence ATGTTCAAGCAAGCATACTCATCGTTGGTTGCCATCGCACTCCTAGGAATGTTTCTAAGCTTAATTATTCTCGCTTTCTCGTATCATAGTATTCCTGCTAATCCTACTTTTTTTATTGTCCTATTAAGTTTATTGGGCATTATCGCGCTGTGTCTGATGTATCGTTATATTTGCATCCCTTTTTTACTTGCAACATTTAGTGTTTTATCGGTATTACGCATTCTAGGTCTACATAAATGTTTTGTGCCGATGATCCCTGCGATTATTAGTTTATTGTGTTTAGTGATTTTATTTCTTTATATTGCCTATCATGATGTTAAAAAAAGACCGATTATTTTGCAGCGTAAACCTCAAGAAATGTTTGAAATGTCTGCTTATGAGTGGCATCTGAGTTTTATCCGGCTTTACATAGGCTTTGATTTGATTGCCCATTGTACAGAAAAACTATTTGCTGGACGCGTTCCCTTTCAAGCGGATGTCACCGCTTTCATGCACTTAAATGTAGTGGATCCGACTTTTTTTGTGCGATTTTCAGGTTTATGCGAATTAGCCGGTGTTATTTCTTTAGGCTTAGGGTTGTTAACGCGAGTGGGAGCGATCGGCACCGCGGTGTATTTAATTGTTGCCACGATTATCGGCCATCACTTTTTAAAAGGTTTTATTTGGGCATTACCCGGCGGTGGTTGGGAATATCCAGTGATGTGGAGTGTATTTATTTTGAGTTATATCGTATTAGGGGCGGATGAATTTTCTATCGATGGAGTTTTAGATAAAAATTTTAATTTACCTGTTTGGTTAAAACGATTAATGGGTGTGATGGAATCCGATGGGAAAATATGA
- a CDS encoding Rieske (2Fe-2S) protein, translating into MANWVDVIDAASFPVGSYQVFDWNGLSLLVFNLNGEFYAMRNLCTHEDQSLEGGEIEGEEIICPWHGAGFCIKTGSATRAPAFTGVKTFPARLIDGKVQVAIDE; encoded by the coding sequence GTGGCAAATTGGGTTGATGTCATCGATGCTGCAAGTTTTCCGGTGGGTAGCTATCAAGTATTTGATTGGAATGGCTTATCCTTATTGGTTTTCAATCTTAATGGCGAATTTTATGCCATGAGAAATCTCTGCACGCATGAAGATCAATCACTGGAAGGCGGCGAGATAGAAGGAGAAGAAATTATTTGTCCTTGGCATGGCGCTGGTTTTTGTATTAAAACGGGCTCTGCAACCCGTGCGCCCGCTTTCACAGGCGTTAAAACCTTTCCCGCTCGTTTAATAGACGGCAAAGTCCAAGTCGCTATTGATGAATAA
- a CDS encoding SUF system Fe-S cluster assembly protein has protein sequence MFAYPLTEESIQQLTNAIIEALKGIYDPEIPVNIYDLGLIYQISINPQGMVKIEMTLTSPGCPVAQTFPGTVESVINNVAGVCETQVELVWDPPWTSENMSEAAKLHLGML, from the coding sequence ATGTTCGCCTATCCCCTTACTGAAGAATCTATTCAACAACTAACGAATGCTATTATTGAAGCACTCAAAGGCATCTATGACCCAGAAATTCCGGTTAATATTTATGATTTAGGTCTTATTTATCAAATTTCTATTAATCCGCAAGGCATGGTAAAGATTGAAATGACCTTAACATCGCCAGGTTGTCCGGTAGCACAAACGTTTCCCGGCACGGTGGAGAGCGTGATCAATAATGTCGCGGGTGTCTGCGAAACGCAGGTAGAATTAGTATGGGATCCGCCTTGGACCAGCGAAAACATGTCTGAAGCGGCTAAATTACATTTAGGGATGTTGTAA
- the sufU gene encoding Fe-S cluster assembly sulfur transfer protein SufU — MMSDLRELYQEMILDHGRNPRHHHALPLSNRQAHGYNQFCGDRLTVFLKIEQDKITSISFQGSGCAISIASASLMSEILTGKTLSEAETLFETFHQLLTSEAIATPEQLHDLEKLTVFSGVKAYPARVKCATLAWHTLLAALKQNSELVSTEK; from the coding sequence ATGATGTCAGATTTACGTGAATTATACCAAGAAATGATCCTAGATCACGGGCGTAACCCGCGTCATCATCATGCGCTGCCGCTTTCGAATCGGCAAGCCCATGGTTACAATCAATTCTGCGGCGATCGCTTAACGGTCTTTCTTAAAATAGAACAAGATAAGATTACCTCTATCAGTTTCCAAGGTTCAGGTTGTGCCATTTCTATAGCATCTGCTTCATTGATGTCAGAAATATTAACCGGTAAAACACTTAGCGAAGCCGAAACACTATTTGAAACCTTTCACCAATTGTTAACCAGTGAAGCCATTGCAACCCCCGAACAGTTACACGATCTCGAAAAATTAACCGTTTTTTCCGGCGTTAAAGCTTATCCAGCGCGCGTCAAATGTGCCACGTTGGCATGGCATACCTTACTCGCTGCCTTAAAACAGAACAGTGAATTGGTTTCTACCGAAAAATAA
- a CDS encoding cysteine desulfurase — translation MKTFDVKKIRADFPILQQKIRDKPLVYLDNAASTQKPNAVIERLQHFYTHENSNVHRGIHTLSELATEEFEKSREKIQQFIHAKSFAEIIFVRGTTEAINLVAQTYGLSQIKADDEIIISHMEHHANIVPWQILCAQTGAKLKVIPINDAGELILEEYQRLLNPKTKLVAICHISNTLGSINPIKQIIDSAHANSPETKVLIDGAQAVAHQKVDVQALDCDFYTFSGHKLFAPTGIGVLYGKQGLLAAMPPYQGGGSMITEVTLEKSYYREPPYKFEAGTPHIAGAIGLGTAIDYLNQLDFNAMQKHEQQLLDYATASLQTIPELHLIGTAKQKTAILNFTVSDSRGMRIHGHDISDVLNTEVGVAVRAGQHCTMPLMQRFNVDSTVRASLAFYNNKEDIDALISGLHTLKQLFK, via the coding sequence ATGAAAACGTTTGACGTAAAAAAAATAAGAGCTGATTTTCCTATTTTACAACAAAAAATAAGAGATAAGCCTTTAGTTTATCTCGATAATGCCGCGAGCACTCAAAAGCCCAATGCGGTTATCGAACGTCTACAGCATTTTTATACTCATGAAAATAGCAACGTGCATCGCGGTATCCACACTTTAAGTGAATTAGCCACTGAAGAATTTGAAAAAAGCCGCGAAAAAATTCAACAGTTTATTCATGCAAAATCTTTTGCAGAGATTATTTTTGTCCGTGGCACAACGGAAGCCATTAATTTAGTCGCACAAACCTATGGTTTAAGCCAGATCAAAGCAGACGATGAAATTATTATTTCGCATATGGAACATCATGCTAACATCGTGCCTTGGCAAATACTCTGCGCACAAACCGGTGCCAAACTCAAAGTTATTCCGATTAATGACGCCGGTGAGTTGATCCTAGAAGAATACCAACGTTTACTCAATCCAAAAACTAAGCTTGTCGCTATTTGTCATATTTCAAATACTTTAGGAAGCATTAATCCGATTAAACAAATCATCGATAGTGCACATGCGAATAGTCCAGAAACCAAAGTGTTAATCGATGGCGCACAGGCGGTAGCGCATCAAAAAGTTGATGTGCAAGCGTTAGACTGCGATTTTTATACTTTTTCCGGTCACAAATTATTTGCGCCGACGGGTATTGGAGTTTTATATGGTAAGCAGGGATTATTAGCGGCCATGCCACCTTATCAAGGTGGCGGTAGTATGATCACCGAAGTGACATTAGAAAAAAGTTATTACCGGGAACCGCCGTATAAATTTGAAGCCGGCACACCGCATATTGCCGGTGCTATTGGCCTGGGGACGGCCATAGACTATCTTAATCAATTAGATTTTAACGCCATGCAAAAGCATGAACAGCAGTTACTCGATTATGCAACGGCGAGCTTACAAACAATACCGGAGTTGCATTTGATAGGTACCGCTAAACAAAAAACAGCTATTTTGAATTTTACGGTCAGCGACTCACGTGGTATGCGTATCCATGGGCATGATATCAGTGACGTTTTGAATACTGAGGTCGGTGTTGCCGTGCGCGCCGGTCAACATTGCACCATGCCGCTCATGCAACGCTTTAATGTCGATTCTACGGTGCGCGCCTCGTTAGCGTTCTATAATAATAAAGAAGATATTGATGCCTTAATCAGCGGCTTACACACTTTAAAACAATTGTTCAAATAA
- the sufD gene encoding Fe-S cluster assembly protein SufD: MLNNKKNHDVNAIDHYVREYQRVEKELVGHGQKYLSQMRLDALEQFSTLGFPSQKHSDWKYTSLTTLRQTPYFLGANIPRNAVTATMLDPSRADYRLVFVNGFFAAHLSSIAVLTDNSKITNLSTMLEQHPEQLKATWKPNEVVEKNSFTHLNTAFFQDGAYIYLAANTRLNSPIEILFINTDATPHRFIPLRNIIIAAENSQAIIIEKYIDMTPENNANYFLNTVTECRLAADSHIQHYKTITESKQAQHVDHLCVTQQKNSQFSAYSLALGGILIRSDVTVKLLAPHAHCQLKGLYCTSDRQQIDQVTQIDHVSPQTSSEEFYKGIIDGRARATFNGKLIVREGAILSKAKQLNKNLLLSAHAEVNSKPQLEIFTDDIQCTHGASIGQLDKDALFYLRARGLTATEATDLLVKAFIQDIIEQMPLFNDVTLPSLIKNTYENV, from the coding sequence ATGTTAAATAATAAAAAAAACCATGATGTTAACGCGATAGACCATTATGTTCGCGAATACCAACGCGTTGAAAAAGAGTTAGTCGGTCACGGACAAAAATATTTAAGCCAAATGCGACTGGATGCGTTAGAGCAATTTTCCACACTCGGCTTTCCTAGTCAAAAACACTCGGATTGGAAATACACTTCTTTAACAACCTTACGTCAAACTCCTTATTTTTTAGGTGCGAATATACCACGCAATGCTGTTACAGCAACGATGTTGGATCCATCTCGCGCTGATTATCGATTAGTATTTGTGAATGGTTTTTTTGCCGCACATCTATCATCAATTGCGGTGTTAACGGATAACAGCAAGATAACGAATTTAAGCACGATGCTGGAACAACATCCCGAACAATTAAAAGCGACTTGGAAACCTAACGAAGTAGTAGAAAAAAATAGTTTCACGCATCTAAACACTGCCTTTTTTCAGGATGGCGCCTATATTTATTTAGCTGCTAACACACGTTTAAACTCACCCATAGAAATTTTGTTTATTAATACCGATGCAACACCTCATCGTTTTATTCCGCTACGTAATATCATTATTGCTGCAGAGAATAGCCAAGCGATTATCATCGAAAAATATATCGATATGACGCCAGAAAATAACGCTAATTATTTTCTGAATACCGTAACGGAATGTCGTTTAGCTGCAGACAGTCATATTCAACATTACAAAACCATCACCGAGAGCAAACAAGCACAGCATGTTGACCATCTTTGTGTGACACAACAAAAAAATAGCCAATTTTCTGCCTATTCATTGGCTTTAGGCGGCATTTTAATTCGTAGCGATGTCACGGTTAAATTATTAGCGCCGCATGCACATTGTCAATTAAAAGGTTTGTATTGTACTTCAGACCGACAGCAAATCGACCAGGTTACGCAGATCGATCATGTTAGTCCGCAGACCAGCAGTGAAGAATTTTACAAAGGGATTATTGATGGTCGGGCACGTGCTACATTTAATGGTAAACTAATAGTTCGCGAAGGAGCTATCCTATCTAAAGCCAAACAACTGAATAAAAATCTATTATTGTCAGCCCATGCTGAAGTTAATAGTAAACCACAGCTTGAAATATTTACCGATGATATTCAATGTACGCACGGTGCGAGTATTGGCCAACTCGATAAAGATGCCTTATTTTATTTACGTGCGCGCGGATTAACAGCAACAGAAGCCACTGATTTACTCGTTAAAGCCTTTATCCAAGACATCATCGAACAAATGCCGTTGTTTAACGATGTTACTTTACCTAGCTTAATTAAAAACACGTATGAAAACGTTTGA
- the sufC gene encoding Fe-S cluster assembly ATPase SufC, protein MLTIKNLHAEVDNKKILRGINLDIKPGEIHAIMGPNGSGKSTLANILAGRDNYTITQGEVDYLGEDLTTLSPELRARAGLFLAFQYPVEIPGVSNVYLLKASLNAIRKARGETELDAMDFLKLIKEKLKFVEMDQDFLYRSVNTGFSGGEKKRNEILQMALLEPKLAILDETDSGLDIDALKIIAQGVNHLRSPQRAMVLITHYQRLLDYIKPDHVHILAAGKIIRSGDFSLAQTLEKEGYTTILQEASLV, encoded by the coding sequence ATGTTAACTATTAAAAATTTACACGCAGAAGTCGATAACAAAAAAATATTACGCGGGATTAACCTAGACATAAAACCCGGCGAAATACATGCAATCATGGGACCTAATGGTTCAGGTAAAAGTACCTTAGCGAATATTTTAGCCGGCCGTGATAACTACACAATCACGCAGGGCGAAGTCGACTATTTAGGCGAAGATTTAACTACGCTGTCACCTGAGCTACGCGCACGTGCCGGATTATTTTTAGCGTTTCAATATCCCGTCGAAATTCCAGGCGTCAGTAATGTTTACTTATTGAAAGCTTCTTTAAATGCTATCCGTAAAGCGCGCGGTGAAACTGAACTTGATGCCATGGATTTTTTAAAACTGATTAAAGAAAAACTAAAATTTGTCGAAATGGATCAAGACTTTCTATATCGATCGGTCAACACAGGTTTTTCTGGCGGCGAGAAAAAACGCAATGAAATATTGCAAATGGCACTATTAGAACCAAAATTAGCCATTTTAGATGAAACTGACTCTGGTTTAGATATTGACGCCTTAAAAATAATTGCGCAAGGTGTCAATCATCTGCGTTCGCCACAACGCGCTATGGTACTTATTACGCACTATCAACGTTTACTCGATTACATTAAACCTGATCATGTACATATACTCGCGGCTGGAAAAATTATTCGTTCAGGTGATTTTTCTTTAGCACAAACCTTAGAAAAAGAAGGTTATACCACTATTTTACAAGAAGCATCGTTGGTGTAA
- the sufB gene encoding Fe-S cluster assembly protein SufB, with product MTQMALNKLLQQDYQHGFVSDIASDTLPCGLNEDVIRHISAKKNEPEFLLAWRLKAYRHWLTLTEPHWADYMHYPAIDYQAISYYSAPKIKKQLNSLDEVDPELLRTYDKLGISLREQERLSNVAVDAVFDSISVATTFKEKLHTMGILFCSFSEAVQEYPELIKKYLGSVVPYTDNFYACLNAAVFTDGSFCYIPPGTRCPMELSTYFRINAANTGQFERTLIIADEGSYVSYLEGCTAPQRDENQLHAAVVELIALDHAQIKYSTVQNWYPGDKDGKGGIYNFVTKRGHCRGVQSKISWTQVETGSAITWKYPSVILQGDASVGEFYSVALTNHKQQADTGTKMIHIGKNTKSTILSKGISAGHGQNSYRGLVKIAETADNARNYTQCDSLLIGGDCKAHTFPSIEVKNQSAQIEHEASASKISEDQLFYCLQRGLDSEEALSLIVNGFCKAVFKELPMEFAVEAQKLLGLSLEGSIG from the coding sequence ATGACCCAAATGGCTTTAAACAAATTATTACAACAAGATTATCAACATGGCTTCGTCAGTGACATCGCATCGGATACTTTGCCCTGCGGCCTGAATGAGGACGTTATTCGTCATATTTCAGCAAAAAAAAATGAACCCGAATTTTTATTAGCTTGGCGTCTAAAAGCCTATCGCCATTGGTTAACGTTAACCGAACCGCACTGGGCCGATTATATGCACTATCCTGCTATCGACTACCAAGCAATTAGCTATTATTCAGCACCCAAAATAAAAAAACAGCTAAATAGTTTAGATGAAGTCGATCCGGAGTTATTACGTACTTATGATAAATTAGGTATTTCGCTTAGAGAACAAGAGCGCTTATCCAATGTTGCGGTAGATGCGGTGTTTGACAGTATTTCTGTCGCTACTACGTTTAAAGAAAAATTGCATACGATGGGTATTTTATTCTGCTCTTTTTCTGAAGCAGTACAAGAATATCCAGAACTGATCAAGAAATACTTGGGGTCGGTCGTCCCCTATACCGACAATTTTTATGCCTGCTTAAATGCCGCGGTGTTTACCGATGGATCTTTTTGCTATATCCCACCAGGTACACGCTGTCCGATGGAGTTATCCACCTATTTCCGGATTAATGCAGCAAATACCGGTCAGTTTGAACGCACCTTAATCATCGCTGATGAAGGAAGTTATGTCAGTTATTTAGAAGGATGTACCGCGCCACAACGAGACGAAAATCAATTACATGCCGCTGTGGTTGAGTTGATAGCCTTAGATCATGCACAGATTAAATATTCGACGGTGCAAAACTGGTATCCTGGCGATAAAGACGGCAAAGGTGGAATTTATAATTTTGTGACTAAGCGCGGTCACTGTCGTGGTGTGCAATCAAAAATCTCTTGGACACAAGTCGAAACTGGTTCAGCCATTACTTGGAAATATCCGAGTGTTATTTTGCAAGGTGATGCTTCTGTCGGTGAGTTTTACTCTGTGGCTTTGACCAACCATAAACAACAAGCCGATACCGGAACTAAGATGATACATATCGGTAAAAATACTAAAAGCACGATTTTATCGAAAGGCATTAGTGCCGGCCACGGTCAAAACAGTTATCGTGGTTTAGTCAAAATAGCAGAAACCGCTGACAATGCGCGTAATTATACACAATGCGATTCACTCTTGATTGGCGGTGACTGCAAAGCACACACCTTCCCTAGCATTGAAGTTAAAAATCAAAGCGCACAAATAGAACACGAAGCCTCTGCTTCGAAAATTAGTGAAGATCAACTTTTTTATTGTTTACAGCGCGGCCTAGATAGCGAAGAAGCACTATCATTGATCGTGAATGGTTTTTGTAAAGCGGTATTTAAAGAATTACCCATGGAATTTGCTGTCGAAGCACAGAAATTACTGGGTCTTAGCTTAGAAGGTAGTATCGGATAA
- a CDS encoding SUF system Fe-S cluster assembly regulator: MLRLSKLTDYAVVIMAYLSQHPGLAINAKHIAEHTGISLPTTSKLLKRLSHEGLLQANRGIKGGYQLAYPAADISLGTVIQTLEGPIALTECSHNIRTCGLEKQCTIRDNWRRISAFIQSTFMQISLADLIQPLKLSQLETIENPLHVLPENNP, encoded by the coding sequence ATGTTAAGGCTCAGCAAACTAACCGATTATGCCGTGGTCATCATGGCGTATTTATCACAGCACCCTGGACTTGCCATTAATGCTAAACACATTGCCGAGCATACTGGCATCTCTTTGCCAACCACTAGCAAATTGCTGAAACGCTTAAGTCATGAAGGTCTTTTGCAGGCTAATCGGGGCATCAAAGGCGGCTACCAACTCGCCTATCCGGCGGCGGATATTTCACTGGGAACCGTGATTCAAACGCTAGAAGGCCCAATAGCCCTTACCGAATGTAGCCATAATATACGAACCTGTGGCTTAGAAAAACAGTGTACGATTCGAGATAACTGGCGTAGGATTAGTGCCTTTATTCAATCAACCTTCATGCAGATTAGCTTGGCGGATCTCATACAACCACTTAAGTTAAGTCAGTTAGAAACGATAGAAAACCCTCTTCATGTACTGCCTGAGAACAACCCATGA
- a CDS encoding pteridine reductase yields the protein MSDSKANSKVVLITGAGKRVGAAIARHCHQQGMRLAIHYRESAQQASDLCARFNQQRQDSAIALGADLRDTVKLEGLIEQVIRQWGQLDVLINNASSFYPVPFAKLTPSVWEDVMASNLKAPFFLSQSAAPYLKQQKGCIINLVDIQAQRPLKNYSVYCVAKAGLVMLTKSLAKELGPDIRVNAIAPGIVLWPEDETEFNQALREKIVARNALKRAGTPQDVANTAVFLINHADFITGQIIAVDGGRSLGY from the coding sequence ATGTCAGATTCTAAAGCAAACAGTAAGGTAGTGCTAATAACCGGGGCTGGAAAACGCGTCGGAGCCGCAATTGCCCGACATTGTCATCAGCAAGGCATGCGTTTGGCGATACACTATCGAGAATCCGCCCAGCAAGCTTCTGACCTATGTGCGCGCTTTAACCAACAACGACAAGATTCAGCTATTGCGCTGGGTGCCGATTTACGCGATACCGTCAAGCTAGAGGGTCTCATCGAACAAGTCATCCGCCAATGGGGCCAACTTGATGTCTTAATCAATAATGCGTCTAGCTTTTATCCCGTACCTTTCGCCAAGCTAACGCCTAGCGTATGGGAAGATGTCATGGCGAGCAATTTAAAGGCGCCATTCTTTTTATCACAAAGCGCAGCCCCGTATCTCAAACAGCAAAAAGGGTGCATTATCAATCTCGTCGATATTCAAGCCCAACGCCCGCTAAAAAATTATTCAGTCTATTGTGTTGCCAAAGCCGGATTAGTGATGCTCACCAAGAGTTTAGCCAAAGAATTAGGGCCCGACATTCGCGTCAATGCCATTGCGCCGGGTATTGTATTGTGGCCAGAGGATGAAACTGAATTTAATCAAGCTTTACGTGAAAAAATCGTCGCGCGCAACGCTTTGAAACGTGCCGGAACACCACAAGACGTTGCTAATACCGCCGTTTTCTTGATTAACCATGCAGATTTTATCACTGGTCAAATTATTGCAGTCGATGGCGGTCGCTCGCTTGGTTATTAA
- a CDS encoding class I SAM-dependent methyltransferase, with amino-acid sequence MIKIPLGLPVPTTPLQAQSEQLCQLIREEIRHQASASISFARFMQLALYEPELGYYTAALDKFGKAGDFTTAPEISPLFARCIGRQCQQVFASLGQSDILEIGAGTGQLAIDLLLFLEKEQSLPRTYKIFEISPTLRQRQQQRLQQHMPHLFPLIQWLEDWPAMPIKGVILANEVVDALPVHQFLWTKDSIQEVRVGVEKDHFKYHLTPIDSLLISQLSQLQTAYFPGAKDYQSEVSTGLTDWVSKLNQALEQGLVLIIDYGFPAQEYYHPDRMNGTLLCYYQHRAHADPLSLVGLQDITASVDFSGLARAALQSGLKVSGYTSQAAFLLNNDLLPLIEKCYDEISSMDVNRQVHLLTSPSEMGELIKVMGLTRNCEFSPLNGFKLYDKRTRL; translated from the coding sequence ATGATAAAAATACCGCTAGGCTTACCTGTTCCGACTACACCGCTGCAAGCCCAGAGTGAGCAATTGTGTCAATTGATTCGCGAAGAAATACGTCATCAGGCATCGGCCTCTATCAGCTTTGCACGATTTATGCAGTTGGCATTATACGAGCCAGAGCTGGGATATTATACCGCCGCTTTGGATAAATTTGGTAAAGCCGGTGATTTTACTACCGCACCTGAGATTTCCCCTCTATTTGCTCGTTGCATCGGCCGACAGTGTCAGCAAGTTTTCGCAAGCTTAGGTCAGTCTGATATTTTGGAAATAGGAGCGGGTACGGGTCAATTGGCCATCGATTTATTGTTGTTTTTGGAAAAAGAGCAGAGTTTGCCTAGGACCTATAAAATTTTTGAAATCAGTCCCACACTCAGACAACGTCAACAACAACGATTGCAGCAGCACATGCCTCATTTATTTCCTTTAATACAATGGTTAGAGGATTGGCCAGCTATGCCTATTAAAGGCGTAATTCTAGCTAATGAAGTAGTGGATGCCTTGCCCGTGCATCAGTTCCTTTGGACTAAAGATAGTATACAGGAGGTGCGTGTCGGTGTTGAAAAGGATCATTTTAAGTATCATCTGACTCCTATTGATAGCTTGCTCATAAGTCAATTAAGCCAGTTGCAAACGGCCTATTTTCCAGGAGCAAAGGACTATCAGTCTGAAGTATCTACGGGGCTTACTGATTGGGTAAGCAAGCTGAATCAAGCCTTAGAGCAAGGGTTAGTGTTAATTATTGATTATGGTTTCCCCGCGCAAGAATATTATCATCCCGATAGAATGAATGGTACGCTGTTGTGCTACTACCAGCATCGTGCTCATGCTGACCCCTTAAGTTTAGTAGGTCTACAGGATATTACGGCTTCGGTGGATTTTAGCGGCCTGGCACGAGCGGCGCTGCAATCAGGCCTAAAGGTGTCTGGCTACACCTCACAAGCCGCTTTCTTACTTAACAATGATTTGTTACCTCTAATAGAAAAATGTTATGATGAGATATCCTCGATGGATGTCAATCGACAGGTGCATTTATTAACGTCACCGAGTGAAATGGGAGAGCTTATAAAAGTGATGGGCTTGACCCGAAACTGTGAGTTTTCCCCATTAAATGGATTTAAGTTATACGATAAACGGACTCGTTTGTAG